One window of the Camarhynchus parvulus chromosome 2, STF_HiC, whole genome shotgun sequence genome contains the following:
- the ABITRAM gene encoding protein Abitram — translation MAEGAAGPGGAERYFTRWYKPDVKGRPCEDFCVLQHSNRICVITLAEAHPLLQSGKTIKNINYQISANCSRLQNKVSGKSKRGAQFLTELAPLCRISSSDGEEYTIYSCIRGRLIEVNENILSNPALLQEKPSTEGYIAVVLPKFEESKSVTQGLLTQKEYEEILMKRRSSAS, via the exons atGGCtgagggggcggcggggccgggcggcgccGAGCGCTACTTCACCCGCTGGTACAAGCCAG ACGTGAAGGGGCGGCCGTGCGAGGACTTCTGCGTGCTGCAGCACTCCAACAG aatCTGTGTCATCACGTTGGCAGAAGCCCACCCTCTTCTGCAAAGTgggaaaacaattaaaaacattaattacCAAATCAGTGCAAACTGTAGCAGACTTCAGAATAAGGTCTCTGGGAAGTCAAAAAGG GGAGCTCAGTTTTTAACAGAACTTGCCCCTCTGTGCAGGATATCTTCATCAGATGGAGAGGAATACACCATTTACAG TTGCATACGAGGGCGGCTGATTGAAGTGAACGAGAACATCCTTAGCAATCCTGCTCTTCTGCAAGAAAAG CCATCAACTGAGGGGTACATTGCAGTGGTTCTACCCAAATTTGAAGAAAGCAAGAGTGTAACTCAGGGACTTCTGACGCAGAAGGAGTACGAGGAAATTTTGATGAAACGTCGCAGTTCTGCTTCATGA